From one Pontibacillus sp. HMF3514 genomic stretch:
- the hxlB gene encoding 6-phospho-3-hexuloisomerase, producing MASYENVTNIITNELSATLSNINHNDVENLIDEINKAEKVFFVGVGRVLLSLKSIAKRLAHLGVKTYVVGQTTEPAITDKDLLIVGSGSGETAFPLIIAKKAKQFNASVAHIGTNPNSSMSEYTDSFVRIPTNSKLNNPEEVHSEQPMKSLFEQSLLLLGDAIALMMVKERNIEIESLWEYHANLE from the coding sequence ATGGCTAGTTATGAAAACGTAACCAATATAATTACAAATGAATTGTCAGCTACTTTATCTAATATTAACCACAATGATGTAGAGAATTTAATAGATGAGATCAATAAGGCGGAAAAAGTATTTTTCGTAGGAGTGGGCAGAGTTCTATTATCATTAAAATCAATAGCAAAACGGTTAGCCCATCTTGGGGTTAAAACCTATGTTGTTGGTCAAACAACTGAACCAGCCATAACGGATAAAGATTTACTTATAGTTGGCTCGGGGAGCGGTGAAACAGCATTCCCATTAATTATTGCAAAGAAGGCAAAGCAATTTAATGCGTCTGTTGCTCATATAGGTACAAATCCGAATAGTTCTATGTCTGAATATACAGATTCTTTCGTTAGAATTCCTACTAATTCAAAACTAAATAACCCTGAAGAAGTACACTCTGAGCAACCAATGAAAAGCTTGTTTGAACAAAGTCTATTATTATTGGGAGACGCAATTGCATTAATGATGGTTAAAGAGAGAAACATTGAAATAGAGTCTCTTTGGGAGTATCATGCGAATTTAGAATAA
- a CDS encoding ornithine--oxo-acid transaminase, translating to MNTLRKSNEIIKQTKQYGANNYHPLPIVISEAEGVWVKDPEGNTYMDLLSAYSAVNQGHRHPKIIEALIAQANRVTLTSRAFHNDQLAPFYKKLYEMTGKDMVLPMNTGAEAVETAIKTVRRWGYEKKGIPENKAEIIVCEGNFHGRTMAAVSLSSDEDGKRNYGPVLPGIKLVPYGDINALKEAITPNTAGFLLEPIQGEAGIVIPPEGFLKKAYEVCKSENVLFVADEIQSGLARTGKMFACDWEDVKPDIYILGKALGGGVMPISCVAANQDILDVFTPGSHGSTFGGNPLACAVALASIEVIEEEKLADRSFQLGQHFQDKLKEINNPAIKEVRGKGLFVGVELHEPARPYCEKLKEEGLLCKETHENVIRFAPPLVIKEEDLEWAIEKITRVLSN from the coding sequence ATGAACACCTTAAGAAAATCAAACGAAATTATAAAACAAACAAAACAATATGGAGCAAATAACTATCATCCCCTTCCCATCGTTATTTCAGAAGCTGAGGGTGTCTGGGTTAAAGATCCCGAAGGAAACACCTATATGGATTTGTTAAGTGCATATTCTGCTGTAAACCAAGGTCATAGACATCCTAAAATTATAGAAGCCTTAATAGCACAGGCGAACCGTGTTACCTTAACTTCACGAGCATTCCATAATGACCAGCTTGCGCCATTTTACAAAAAGTTATATGAGATGACTGGAAAAGACATGGTTCTTCCTATGAATACAGGTGCCGAGGCAGTAGAAACAGCAATAAAAACAGTACGCCGCTGGGGTTATGAAAAAAAAGGGATACCCGAAAACAAAGCTGAGATCATTGTATGTGAAGGCAACTTCCATGGTAGAACAATGGCAGCTGTCTCCCTATCGTCTGATGAGGACGGCAAACGCAATTACGGTCCAGTCCTACCAGGAATAAAGCTAGTACCTTATGGAGATATCAATGCATTAAAAGAGGCCATCACACCAAATACAGCCGGCTTTTTACTCGAACCAATTCAAGGGGAAGCAGGAATTGTCATACCACCAGAAGGGTTCTTGAAAAAAGCATATGAAGTCTGCAAAAGTGAGAATGTCTTATTTGTTGCCGATGAAATCCAATCAGGTCTAGCTCGCACAGGTAAAATGTTTGCCTGTGACTGGGAAGATGTAAAGCCTGACATATATATTCTTGGAAAAGCACTTGGTGGTGGTGTGATGCCAATTTCCTGTGTTGCTGCAAACCAAGATATTTTAGATGTATTTACACCAGGATCACACGGTTCTACTTTCGGTGGAAATCCGCTTGCATGTGCTGTAGCACTAGCCTCGATAGAAGTAATTGAAGAGGAGAAACTAGCCGATCGCTCCTTCCAACTTGGCCAACATTTTCAAGATAAGTTAAAAGAAATTAACAACCCTGCTATTAAGGAAGTACGGGGGAAAGGGTTATTCGTCGGCGTTGAATTACATGAACCAGCACGCCCATACTGTGAAAAATTAAAAGAAGAAGGATTACTTTGTAAAGAGACCCATGAAAATGTTATCCGATTTGCGCCGCCACTTGTAATCAAGGAAGAAGATCTTGAATGGGCTATTGAAAAGATTACTAGAGTTCTATCAAATTAG
- a CDS encoding PTS mannitol transporter subunit IICB, whose translation MSNSATSASIAGGNTPSTRAKVQAFGGFLTNMVMPNIGAFIAWGLLTALFIPSGWIPNEDLAKIVGPAINYLLPLLLAITGGRMVGGQRGAVMGAIGAIGLIVGSDIPMFLGAMVIGPLGGLIIKKFDSLLENRIPAGFEMIVNNFSLGILGFLLMIVSFYFVGPVIESANNFVTSAIEALVATGLLPLLSLINEPAKVLFLNNVIDQGIYYPLGMQAAAETGKSIYFTVASNPGPGLGLLLAFTLFGSNTSKRTAPGAMIIHFLGGIHELYFPYVLMKPLTIIGMIGGGMTGIAVFELFDAGLVAGPSPGSIFAYLGLTPKGSFIGIIAGVLAAAVVTFLITSVILKMDKSTDDDENLSESIEKSKAMKQEGKQVSQDSNQNQEQDIEKISFACDAGAGSSALGATAFRKKLQKKGIEGIEVKHYRIEDVPQDSNIVVVHKDLLDRAKIAHSDKEIITIENFIGDPNLDELLDRLENISK comes from the coding sequence ATGTCTAATTCAGCGACTTCAGCTAGCATTGCTGGGGGGAATACTCCATCCACCCGTGCAAAGGTCCAAGCTTTTGGTGGATTTTTGACCAATATGGTTATGCCTAATATTGGGGCATTTATAGCTTGGGGACTCTTAACAGCATTGTTTATTCCTTCAGGTTGGATACCTAATGAGGACCTCGCAAAAATCGTTGGCCCAGCAATAAATTACTTGTTACCGTTGCTCTTAGCTATTACAGGTGGTCGAATGGTAGGAGGCCAAAGAGGAGCTGTAATGGGAGCTATTGGGGCAATAGGATTGATAGTGGGATCAGATATACCAATGTTCCTAGGGGCAATGGTGATTGGACCCTTAGGAGGATTGATTATAAAGAAGTTTGACAGTCTTCTTGAAAATCGAATACCTGCTGGATTCGAAATGATTGTTAATAACTTCTCACTTGGTATCTTAGGATTCTTATTAATGATAGTTTCTTTCTATTTTGTTGGTCCAGTTATAGAATCAGCAAATAATTTTGTAACATCAGCAATTGAAGCATTAGTAGCTACTGGACTATTGCCTTTGCTTTCTCTCATTAATGAGCCTGCTAAGGTATTGTTCTTGAATAACGTAATCGATCAAGGGATTTATTATCCTTTGGGAATGCAAGCAGCTGCAGAAACAGGGAAGTCCATTTACTTTACAGTAGCTTCTAATCCAGGTCCAGGATTAGGACTATTGCTAGCGTTTACTTTGTTTGGTAGTAATACTTCTAAACGAACGGCTCCAGGTGCAATGATCATTCATTTCTTAGGAGGTATTCACGAGCTGTATTTTCCATACGTATTAATGAAACCCCTTACAATTATAGGTATGATAGGAGGAGGTATGACAGGGATAGCGGTTTTCGAACTATTTGACGCTGGCCTTGTTGCAGGACCAAGTCCTGGCTCTATCTTCGCCTATTTAGGGTTAACGCCTAAGGGTAGTTTTATTGGAATTATTGCAGGGGTCTTGGCTGCCGCAGTAGTAACATTCCTCATCACATCCGTTATATTGAAAATGGATAAAAGTACAGATGATGACGAAAATCTTTCCGAATCTATTGAAAAATCTAAAGCAATGAAGCAAGAGGGAAAACAAGTCTCTCAAGATAGTAATCAAAATCAAGAACAAGATATTGAAAAGATTTCTTTTGCATGTGATGCAGGTGCAGGAAGTAGTGCATTAGGTGCCACAGCTTTTAGGAAAAAGCTGCAAAAGAAAGGTATAGAGGGTATAGAGGTAAAACATTATAGAATAGAAGATGTTCCTCAAGACTCCAATATAGTTGTTGTTCATAAAGATTTATTAGATCGAGCGAAAATAGCTCATAGTGATAAGGAGATTATAACTATAGAAAACTTTATTGGTGACCCTAATCTTGATGAGTTATTAGACAGATTAGAGAATATAAGTAAATGA
- a CDS encoding sigma-54-dependent Fis family transcriptional regulator, which translates to MAKNNAKDIQSLTKMNKLYEKLVNEVDVGIHVINEKEKTIVYNKKMMEIESMASEDVLDKNVLDVFMFRESQNSTLIKALKMGETTRDIKQTYFNNKGEEITTINNSFPIKENGKITGAIEIAKDITQLERVIKENVLNKQNKKFTFDQIIGQSKLIQSVVDEAKRATRTSSSVLVVGETGTGKELFAQSIHNGSNRSSAPFISQNCAAIPDSLMESLLFGTKKGAFTGAIDRPGLFEQADGGTLLLDEINSLEPSLQAKLLRVIQEKSIRRVGDMKDKKVDVRIIATINEDPIDAVANNRLRKDLYYRLSVVTLFIPPLRDRKEDVMMLTQSFIDKYNALFSMDVKGISGEVKLLLQKHDWPGNVRELEHMIEGAMNLIMGETVISTQNLPGWFRGRYLTDEEPINQKDTGDLSESSKTLREKMTEVEKYYVQQVLEKNGNNISKAAKNLGISRQSLQYRLKKFDL; encoded by the coding sequence ATGGCGAAAAATAACGCAAAAGACATCCAATCATTGACTAAAATGAATAAATTATATGAAAAACTAGTTAATGAAGTAGATGTTGGTATTCACGTAATAAACGAAAAAGAAAAGACAATTGTTTACAACAAAAAAATGATGGAGATTGAATCAATGGCGAGTGAGGATGTACTCGATAAAAATGTGTTGGATGTTTTTATGTTCAGAGAAAGTCAGAATAGTACACTTATTAAAGCATTAAAGATGGGGGAAACAACCAGAGACATCAAACAAACCTATTTTAATAATAAAGGAGAAGAAATTACCACGATTAATAACTCCTTTCCCATTAAAGAAAATGGAAAAATAACTGGGGCTATTGAAATCGCAAAAGACATAACTCAACTGGAAAGAGTCATTAAAGAAAATGTCCTCAATAAACAAAATAAAAAATTCACCTTTGACCAGATTATTGGACAAAGCAAGTTGATTCAGAGCGTTGTGGATGAAGCAAAAAGAGCGACACGAACATCATCATCTGTGCTTGTAGTAGGGGAGACTGGAACTGGAAAGGAATTATTTGCTCAAAGTATTCATAATGGCAGTAACCGATCAAGTGCTCCTTTTATCTCTCAAAACTGTGCGGCCATACCAGATAGCTTAATGGAAAGTTTATTGTTTGGTACAAAAAAGGGAGCTTTTACCGGGGCAATAGATAGACCTGGTCTGTTTGAACAGGCTGATGGAGGCACATTGCTGTTAGACGAAATCAACTCGTTAGAGCCTTCCCTTCAGGCAAAACTTCTAAGAGTAATTCAAGAAAAATCCATTAGAAGAGTAGGGGATATGAAAGATAAAAAGGTTGATGTACGTATAATAGCTACCATTAATGAGGACCCCATTGATGCAGTTGCGAACAATCGATTAAGAAAAGACTTATATTATCGACTAAGTGTTGTCACCTTATTTATACCACCTCTTCGTGACAGGAAAGAAGATGTTATGATGCTGACTCAGTCATTTATAGATAAATATAATGCTTTGTTTAGTATGGATGTAAAAGGGATAAGTGGAGAAGTTAAATTATTGCTTCAAAAGCATGATTGGCCTGGAAATGTACGGGAGCTGGAACATATGATAGAAGGGGCGATGAATCTAATTATGGGGGAGACAGTTATATCCACACAGAATCTCCCCGGATGGTTTCGTGGTAGATACCTTACAGACGAAGAACCAATTAATCAGAAAGATACAGGTGATCTATCTGAAAGCTCAAAAACACTTCGTGAAAAGATGACAGAAGTAGAAAAATACTATGTTCAACAAGTACTTGAGAAAAACGGAAATAACATTTCAAAAGCTGCAAAAAATCTTGGCATTAGCAGGCAAAGCTTACAGTACAGATTAAAGAAGTTTGATTTATGA
- the pflA gene encoding pyruvate formate-lyase-activating protein yields MKGRIHSIETCGTVDGPGLRYVIFLQGCLLRCQFCHNPDTWNLNHGEEKTVQELVDDIQDYIPFFQASNGGVTVSGGEPLIQIEFLVELFRELKKLGIHTTIDTSGGCFNRSPYFLQHLDELLGLTDLVLLDIKHMDTIKHKELTGLPNGHILDLAHYLSDKHIPVWIRHVLVPTINDYDEYLYELSNFIQLLSNVEKIEVLPYHQLGVFKWTNLGLEYKLEHISPPTEERVQNAIDILNTE; encoded by the coding sequence ATGAAAGGACGTATACACTCTATTGAAACTTGCGGAACCGTTGATGGACCAGGACTTCGCTACGTAATTTTTTTACAAGGGTGTCTCCTAAGATGCCAATTCTGTCATAACCCAGATACATGGAATCTTAACCATGGTGAGGAAAAGACGGTACAAGAGCTTGTTGATGACATCCAGGATTATATCCCTTTTTTCCAGGCTTCAAATGGCGGAGTAACAGTAAGTGGCGGAGAACCATTAATTCAAATTGAATTTTTAGTTGAGTTATTCCGTGAGCTGAAAAAGCTTGGAATCCATACGACGATTGATACTTCTGGTGGGTGTTTTAATCGTTCTCCTTACTTTTTACAACACTTAGATGAACTTCTAGGATTAACGGACTTAGTCTTATTGGATATCAAACACATGGATACAATTAAGCACAAGGAATTAACAGGTTTACCGAATGGGCACATATTAGACCTTGCTCACTATTTATCGGATAAACACATTCCCGTGTGGATCCGTCACGTCCTTGTTCCAACCATAAATGACTACGATGAATATTTATATGAACTATCCAATTTCATCCAATTACTTTCAAATGTTGAAAAGATTGAAGTACTTCCCTATCACCAGCTCGGCGTATTTAAGTGGACTAATTTAGGGCTAGAATACAAGCTCGAACACATTTCACCCCCAACAGAAGAGAGAGTTCAAAACGCCATTGACATACTAAACACTGAATAA
- a CDS encoding PTS sugar transporter subunit IIA, with product MLSEHLKGNVRFLQSVNSWEDAIREAASPLLENGSITSKYIDDMIQSVNTNGPYIVVVPEIALPHAKNENSVEKTGISFLQLQDPVFFPEDKEVKILFVLAAEDSSGHLDIISDLSSVLMEEEVKNKLKESKSEKEILDLLDEVE from the coding sequence ATGTTAAGTGAACATTTAAAAGGAAATGTCCGTTTTTTACAATCCGTTAATTCATGGGAAGATGCGATTCGAGAAGCAGCTTCTCCTTTGCTGGAAAATGGATCTATAACTTCTAAGTATATTGATGATATGATTCAAAGTGTAAATACAAATGGTCCGTATATCGTAGTTGTTCCAGAGATTGCATTACCTCATGCAAAAAATGAAAACAGCGTAGAAAAAACTGGGATATCTTTCTTGCAATTGCAAGACCCTGTATTCTTCCCAGAAGACAAAGAGGTAAAAATCTTATTTGTTTTAGCTGCAGAGGATAGCTCTGGACATTTAGATATAATATCTGATTTGTCTTCAGTGTTAATGGAAGAAGAGGTTAAGAATAAACTAAAAGAATCTAAGAGTGAGAAAGAGATTTTAGACTTATTAGACGAGGTTGAATAG
- a CDS encoding ribulose-phosphate 3-epimerase — MQNHVTIAPSIMCADLCNLEESIRKIERAGLDTLHIDVIDGSFSPSMPLGISTIEQLRKITDMNFDVHIMSNDNEFFIQEMLRIGVQQITFHLETTTHVDRYINLIRKYDTKVGIALNPATPLSALDYVLPQCDTVLLMLINPGFATDKGEKQVPYATQKVKDLSNLINSNNLNTNIEVDGRVSLHTIPELVSAGADILVAGSTSLFEPNQGLEENKKTIDELIVKGLNEEVK, encoded by the coding sequence ATGCAAAACCATGTAACCATTGCGCCATCAATTATGTGTGCTGATTTATGTAATTTAGAAGAAAGCATTAGAAAAATTGAGAGAGCGGGACTTGATACTTTACACATTGATGTTATAGATGGATCGTTTAGTCCAAGTATGCCACTAGGTATTTCTACAATAGAACAGTTGAGAAAAATAACGGATATGAACTTTGATGTTCATATTATGTCTAATGATAATGAGTTTTTTATCCAAGAGATGCTCCGAATTGGAGTTCAACAAATAACATTTCATCTTGAAACGACTACACATGTTGATCGCTATATTAATTTAATTAGAAAATATGATACCAAGGTTGGAATTGCGCTTAATCCGGCAACTCCTTTATCCGCCTTAGATTATGTATTACCTCAATGCGATACAGTTTTATTAATGTTAATTAATCCTGGCTTTGCAACTGATAAAGGTGAAAAGCAAGTACCATATGCTACACAAAAAGTGAAAGATCTATCTAATTTAATAAATTCAAATAATTTAAACACGAATATAGAGGTGGATGGACGTGTTTCTTTACATACCATCCCTGAACTAGTGAGTGCTGGTGCAGATATTTTAGTAGCTGGTAGTACGAGTTTATTTGAACCTAATCAAGGATTAGAAGAAAACAAAAAAACAATAGATGAACTTATAGTTAAGGGATTAAATGAGGAGGTAAAATAA
- the rlmD gene encoding 23S rRNA (uracil(1939)-C(5))-methyltransferase RlmD: protein MNKRKHNGYKKSGNKPNRSGKPNKKQHNKRGNQPDAKHNRKHKKVNAPQSGQKIATAKVTCSGLTSEGIGIAQWEGKRLEVADLLPGETAEVMVSKKGQYVYGDLKKVITPSKDRVTPPCPYYYECGGCQIQHMSDQAQARFKQDTVASLMKPFGKPDSILTMDHPYDYRNKNNLTYGMNKDRQIIGGLYAQNSHEIIPIDKCLIHDPKADEIAKTIQGMMKSFKMQPYNEDTGRGFLRHVLVKVGKFSGEIMVVLVAASPVFKGKNNFVKALRKAHPEITTLLHNVNTRSDSMVLGNEEKVLFGKGTITDTLCGMEFEISAKSFYQINPVQTEKLYSKAIEMADLTGEETVIDAYCGTGTIGIVASQKAGKVIGVELNNDAVKDAIRNSKRNGVKNARFYQGDAGQFMVQMAEQGEKADVVILDPPRSGSDEAFLSSVVKLKPKRVVYVSCNPETQARDLKYLDKNGYKVVEIQPVDMFPQTNHVESVVKLVRK from the coding sequence ATGAATAAACGAAAACACAACGGATATAAAAAATCCGGAAACAAGCCAAATAGATCTGGAAAACCGAATAAGAAACAGCACAATAAGCGTGGGAATCAACCAGATGCCAAACACAATAGGAAGCATAAGAAAGTAAATGCGCCCCAAAGTGGCCAGAAAATCGCAACAGCAAAGGTGACTTGCTCCGGTCTGACCAGCGAGGGCATAGGTATTGCCCAGTGGGAAGGGAAGCGGTTGGAGGTGGCGGATCTACTTCCTGGTGAAACGGCAGAGGTCATGGTGTCTAAAAAGGGGCAGTATGTGTACGGGGATCTAAAGAAGGTCATTACGCCATCTAAAGATCGGGTCACGCCTCCATGTCCGTATTACTACGAGTGTGGTGGATGTCAGATTCAGCATATGAGCGATCAGGCGCAAGCTCGTTTCAAACAGGACACCGTAGCTTCTCTCATGAAACCGTTCGGAAAACCGGATTCTATTTTGACAATGGATCATCCATATGATTATCGAAATAAGAACAATCTAACATACGGTATGAATAAAGACCGTCAAATTATTGGAGGACTGTACGCCCAGAACTCTCATGAAATCATACCGATTGATAAGTGTTTGATTCATGATCCGAAAGCAGATGAGATCGCGAAGACTATTCAGGGAATGATGAAGTCCTTTAAAATGCAGCCTTACAATGAAGACACAGGGCGTGGCTTCCTTCGACATGTATTAGTCAAGGTGGGCAAGTTCAGTGGAGAGATCATGGTGGTATTGGTTGCTGCGTCACCTGTGTTCAAAGGGAAGAATAATTTTGTTAAAGCCCTTAGAAAGGCTCACCCAGAAATTACGACCCTCTTGCATAACGTAAATACCCGGAGCGACAGCATGGTATTAGGTAATGAAGAAAAGGTTCTATTCGGCAAGGGGACCATAACAGACACCCTTTGCGGAATGGAGTTCGAGATCTCTGCGAAATCCTTCTACCAGATCAATCCTGTTCAGACGGAAAAGCTCTATTCTAAAGCGATTGAAATGGCGGATCTAACTGGAGAGGAAACCGTGATTGATGCGTACTGCGGAACAGGTACGATCGGTATTGTTGCCAGCCAAAAAGCTGGTAAAGTTATTGGTGTGGAGCTGAATAACGATGCGGTAAAAGACGCAATTCGCAACTCAAAGCGTAACGGTGTAAAAAATGCCCGATTTTATCAGGGCGATGCCGGACAGTTCATGGTGCAGATGGCAGAACAAGGTGAAAAAGCTGACGTAGTCATTTTAGATCCGCCACGAAGCGGAAGTGACGAAGCATTCTTGTCCAGTGTGGTAAAACTGAAGCCGAAGCGGGTCGTGTATGTGTCCTGTAACCCTGAGACGCAGGCGCGTGATTTGAAGTACTTAGATAAGAACGGATATAAGGTTGTAGAGATTCAGCCAGTGGATATGTTTCCGCAGACGAACCATGTAGAAAGCGTTGTGAAATTAGTAAGGAAATAA
- a CDS encoding biotin/lipoyl-containing protein, protein MKEVFQHVYSPCDGFVKKVFVTPSSYVYEWEKLFVIETNENKEVEVSIGVSGNITSVEISQGQNVEQNTILTTLRDDFVITGSD, encoded by the coding sequence ATGAAAGAAGTATTTCAACATGTCTATAGTCCTTGTGATGGTTTTGTCAAAAAGGTTTTTGTTACTCCTTCGTCTTATGTGTATGAATGGGAAAAGTTGTTTGTAATCGAAACAAATGAAAATAAAGAAGTGGAAGTCTCTATTGGGGTTAGCGGTAATATTACTTCAGTGGAAATTTCTCAAGGACAAAATGTGGAACAAAATACGATCTTAACCACACTTAGAGATGATTTTGTGATTACAGGAAGCGATTGA
- a CDS encoding mannitol-1-phosphate 5-dehydrogenase: MKALHFGGGNIGRGLIGYLLNKTGFEVCFIDANQQLVDSINDYNNYLVKLLDEDNTVESISPVRALHISSQAEVVNEIIESDIITTSVGVNNLPKIAPIISKGLLERARLNKGKIDVIANENAINATSILREEIAKNVTDSEMASIQTFVGFPNSAIDRLSLSGETDENDRGVALVEPYYEWVVNKSEMVNPEILSLKDITFVESLKPYIERKLFMVNMGHATTAYIAFLEGYKTIQSALKDPIIERFLRETLNEVSGYFIQTYNVQISEMTEFIEQTLERFKNDNISDDIFRVGRAPIRKLGYNERLVKPLRSNYDLGLSIDNLTLAVAASLLFDNPDDEESVTLQSFIQDHGVDEAISHFTQIENTTIKTKIKNNYDRLNKGSSISTLVSLNER, encoded by the coding sequence ATGAAAGCGCTACATTTTGGAGGAGGAAATATTGGACGAGGGTTAATAGGTTATTTGCTTAATAAAACGGGTTTTGAAGTATGTTTTATAGATGCAAACCAACAATTGGTAGATAGTATTAATGATTACAACAACTATTTAGTAAAACTACTAGATGAAGATAATACAGTAGAATCCATTTCTCCTGTACGGGCGTTGCATATTAGTTCCCAAGCAGAAGTGGTAAATGAAATCATCGAATCTGATATCATTACCACTTCTGTAGGAGTTAATAATTTACCGAAAATAGCTCCTATCATTTCTAAAGGTCTATTAGAGAGAGCACGTTTGAATAAAGGTAAAATTGATGTCATCGCAAATGAAAATGCGATTAATGCTACTTCCATACTAAGGGAAGAGATTGCAAAGAATGTTACTGATAGTGAGATGGCGTCTATCCAGACCTTTGTTGGGTTTCCTAATTCGGCTATTGATCGACTTTCTCTTTCTGGTGAAACGGATGAAAATGATAGGGGAGTTGCGCTTGTAGAACCTTACTATGAGTGGGTTGTTAATAAATCTGAAATGGTTAATCCAGAGATACTTTCTCTGAAAGATATTACTTTTGTCGAAAGTTTAAAACCATATATAGAACGAAAATTATTTATGGTTAACATGGGTCATGCTACAACAGCTTATATTGCATTTTTAGAGGGATATAAAACCATTCAGAGTGCATTAAAGGATCCAATAATTGAGAGATTCCTAAGGGAAACTCTCAATGAGGTTAGTGGTTATTTTATTCAAACATACAATGTTCAGATTTCTGAAATGACCGAATTTATTGAGCAAACGTTAGAACGTTTTAAAAATGACAATATAAGTGATGATATTTTTCGAGTAGGTAGAGCTCCAATCAGGAAACTCGGTTATAATGAGAGGTTGGTTAAACCACTTAGAAGCAATTATGATTTAGGTTTATCAATCGATAATTTAACATTAGCTGTAGCCGCATCTTTGTTATTCGACAATCCTGATGATGAAGAGTCTGTCACTCTCCAATCCTTTATCCAGGATCATGGGGTAGATGAAGCTATATCTCACTTTACACAAATAGAGAACACTACAATTAAGACTAAGATAAAAAATAATTATGATCGATTAAATAAGGGAAGCTCAATAAGCACATTAGTAAGCTTGAACGAAAGGTGA
- a CDS encoding DeoR/GlpR family DNA-binding transcription regulator, whose translation MLKQERQQKIVDILNEEHKVIASDLSKRLSVSEDTIRRDLKELDNQGFIKRVHSGALRKGPPVEDFSTRQEMYNETKTNLASKALDLIKDDMVILIDGGTTNLQLVQQLPLSLKGTIITNSPPIAMALSNHTEVEVIMIGGTLFKQSMVNLGIDTTETLNNMRADLYIMGIYKIDPQIGISVPSLEEAAVKRKMASVSTEIIGMVTADKLDTISNHIVCPADNLTHLITEQVNTNIKTLYENQKINVID comes from the coding sequence ATGCTTAAACAAGAAAGGCAACAAAAAATTGTTGATATATTAAATGAAGAGCACAAAGTTATTGCAAGTGATCTAAGTAAAAGATTATCTGTTTCAGAAGATACGATTCGTAGAGACTTAAAAGAGTTAGATAATCAAGGGTTTATTAAGAGAGTACATAGTGGAGCATTACGAAAAGGACCACCAGTCGAGGATTTTTCTACTAGACAAGAAATGTATAATGAAACAAAAACGAATTTGGCCTCGAAAGCCTTAGATCTTATTAAAGACGATATGGTGATATTGATAGATGGTGGAACTACTAACTTACAGTTGGTACAACAGCTACCTTTGTCTTTAAAAGGGACTATAATAACAAACAGCCCCCCCATCGCTATGGCGCTTTCAAATCACACTGAAGTTGAAGTTATTATGATCGGTGGCACTTTATTTAAGCAGTCAATGGTTAATTTGGGGATAGATACTACAGAAACATTAAATAACATGAGAGCGGATTTATATATTATGGGAATATATAAAATAGACCCTCAAATAGGTATTAGTGTACCAAGCTTGGAAGAGGCCGCAGTAAAACGAAAAATGGCATCTGTCTCTACAGAAATTATCGGTATGGTTACAGCTGATAAATTGGATACGATTTCTAACCATATCGTTTGTCCAGCCGATAACTTAACCCACCTAATCACAGAACAAGTCAATACAAACATTAAGACCTTATACGAAAACCAAAAAATTAATGTTATTGATTGA